The genomic DNA ACTCACCGGGATCGCTGCTCGTCCGGGGCTTCCGCTGCCGCGGAGCGCCCCGGGCACCCACGGGACTCATGCTACTGGCGTTCGAACCGCACCGACTTGTTGTTCTGGCTAATCACCAGCGTTAGCCCGGTGATGCGTTCCCCATCACGCTCGACCTGTATGGCGTCGGTCTCGGCGAAGGCGGAGGCGTTCCATGCGGGCGTTGTCGCGAAGCGGAGGTTATCGCCCTCGCTGAGGCCGAGGTAGCCGTAGGTGATCGGCCCGTGCCAGTTGATCAACGCCCTGGCGTGCGGGCCATCGCGTTTGACCGTCAGGACGCGGCCCTGCGAGTCGGTGTACTCGCCGATGAGCGACTCGAGCAGGTCGGCGTCGGGGTCGAGCTCGGCGTCGGCCTTCGGCTTCTCGTACCGGGCCGGCGGCTTGCCTGCCAGCAGGTTCTCGCAGCTCGTCTTCACCACGTTGAAAGGCGCCGACGAGTCGCTGCTCGCGAGCACGAACAGGCAGCCGTCGTCGGCCGGGTCGCGGCGGATCGAAGCGAGGAACCCGCGGACGCTGCCGGTGTGCTCGTGCACGGTGGCGCCAGACTCGAGCGTGCGGACCCGCCAGCCGAGCGCGTAGCCGGCGTCGCCCGGCGTGGTCATCTGGCGGTACGACTCCTCGCTCAGCAACTTTCCGGCGGCCAGCGCGCGGTCCCACTTCCAGAGGTCGATCAGGTTCGTCACTAGCCCGCCCATGCCGCGGTACTGGAATCCGTACGCGCCGTACGGGTGGTCGAGTGCCGAGCGGTCGGCACCACGCGTCGCGGCGCCAACCGCGACCGTGGCCCCGCGCGGCGCCCTTTGTCCGGTGAAGCGGCTGCTGCCCATGCCGGCCGGCTTGAGGATTGCGTCGCGCAGGTAGCGGGTGTAGGGCTTGCCGCTCGCCTGGGCGATCACCTCGCTCAGCAGCGAGTAGCCCTGGTTCCAGTACTCGTGCCGCGTGCCCGGTGGCGACTTAGGACCGCCCTCGAGAAACGTCGGCAGCACGGCAGCCAGGTCGGTCCCCGCGCCGCGGGAGTTGTTGCGGGGAATGCCCGAGGTTTGCTGCAGCAGGTGCCGCACAGTGATGGCCTGGGAGTGTTCGGGCACGCCCGGCAGGTGCTTGGAAATGGGGTCGTCGAGGCTCAACTTCCCTTCCTCGGCCAGTTTCATCACGGCGATGGCGGTGAACGGCTTGGTGCACGAGGCGATCTCGAACACCGTGTCGACGGCGATCGGTTGCGACTTCTTCTCGCCGGTCTGGCCGACCCCGACCGCGGCGATCACCTCGCCACGCCGCCCGACGAGCACCGCCCCCTGGAAGCCGAGGTCGTCGTGCGCCTGACGAACGAAGTCGACGATTGCCAGGCCGGTTTCGCCGACAGCAGTGTGTCCTTCGTAGGCGAGGCCGCTACTCGCTAGCTGGCAGAGCAGGGCAAACGCCAGGATCAGCCGTTTCGAGCCGCCAGCAATGGGGAACATCGCACGTCTCCAGGTGAGATCGGGGGTTGCAGTTCGCCGCAGTTTAGGGCAGTCTAGCAGAGTCGCCTGCGAGGGCAATCGGGCGGCGGGCGAAATAGAGGCGACCGCCGTCGGCGAGTCTATTCGCGGCAAACGTCTACTCAACGACCAGGATGACCATGGCAGACGAGAACCCCTACGAGAGCACCAAGTCGACGCCAACAGTTGCGTCGGGCAACCCGGCGCTGGTGATCCTCGGTAAGCTTTTTCTGGCTTGCGTAGTGCTGCTGATCGTGGCGGCGATGCTGATGCCGCTCAACCGTGGGGGGGCGAATAGGGCTGCGCGACGCATGCGATGTCAGAACCAGATGAAGCAGATCACGCTGGCCCTGCTCAATTACGACGCCGCGCACGGCAAGCTCCCGCCCGCCTACACGGTCGACGATGAAGGCCGCCCGCTGCACAGCTGGCGGACACTAATCTTGCCCTACGTCGAGCAAGGGGATTTGTACGACTCGATCGACCTCACCAAGCCGTGGGACGACCCGGTCAACGCCCATGCCCGCGAGGCGGTAGTAGACGCCTACCTCTGCCCGAGCGCCGATCACGAGGCAAGCCGGACAACCTACCAGGTGGTTGCCGGCGCTGGCTACGTGTTCGACGGTGCAAAACCCATGGAGTTCTACGACATCACCGATGGTCCAGAGCGAACCCTACTGGTCGTCGATGTCGCTGCGGATTACGCGGTCGAGTGGATGGCGCCGCAGGACTCGACCCTTGAAGCGGTCTACCAGCAGTTTGTCGAGCAAGAGTTCAACCACCCTAGCGGCATGCAAGTCGGCT from Posidoniimonas polymericola includes the following:
- a CDS encoding serine hydrolase domain-containing protein, whose translation is MFPIAGGSKRLILAFALLCQLASSGLAYEGHTAVGETGLAIVDFVRQAHDDLGFQGAVLVGRRGEVIAAVGVGQTGEKKSQPIAVDTVFEIASCTKPFTAIAVMKLAEEGKLSLDDPISKHLPGVPEHSQAITVRHLLQQTSGIPRNNSRGAGTDLAAVLPTFLEGGPKSPPGTRHEYWNQGYSLLSEVIAQASGKPYTRYLRDAILKPAGMGSSRFTGQRAPRGATVAVGAATRGADRSALDHPYGAYGFQYRGMGGLVTNLIDLWKWDRALAAGKLLSEESYRQMTTPGDAGYALGWRVRTLESGATVHEHTGSVRGFLASIRRDPADDGCLFVLASSDSSAPFNVVKTSCENLLAGKPPARYEKPKADAELDPDADLLESLIGEYTDSQGRVLTVKRDGPHARALINWHGPITYGYLGLSEGDNLRFATTPAWNASAFAETDAIQVERDGERITGLTLVISQNNKSVRFERQ
- a CDS encoding DUF1559 family PulG-like putative transporter, which gives rise to MADENPYESTKSTPTVASGNPALVILGKLFLACVVLLIVAAMLMPLNRGGANRAARRMRCQNQMKQITLALLNYDAAHGKLPPAYTVDDEGRPLHSWRTLILPYVEQGDLYDSIDLTKPWDDPVNAHAREAVVDAYLCPSADHEASRTTYQVVAGAGYVFDGAKPMEFYDITDGPERTLLVVDVAADYAVEWMAPQDSTLEAVYQQFVEQEFNHPSGMQVGFADGHASMLDASSTREALRSMLTIAGGEQVEE